A window of the Bacteroidota bacterium genome harbors these coding sequences:
- a CDS encoding putative toxin-antitoxin system toxin component, PIN family: MSTPQIVLDTNVIVSAQRSRRGASSKLVSLVGTGAFDIHLAVPLALEYEAVLARQREELGLSQEDVGDVVDALCALAVPHRIYFSWRPYLRDAGDEHVLELAVAAGCDYIVTYDRRDFVGAEQFGVGVIDPRAFLQKIGAVP, translated from the coding sequence ATGAGCACGCCGCAGATCGTCCTTGACACGAACGTCATCGTCAGCGCGCAACGGTCTCGGCGCGGTGCGTCGTCCAAGCTGGTGTCGCTCGTCGGGACAGGTGCGTTCGACATACACCTCGCCGTGCCGCTCGCGCTGGAGTATGAAGCGGTGCTGGCGCGTCAGCGAGAGGAGTTGGGTCTTTCGCAGGAGGATGTCGGCGATGTGGTGGACGCGCTGTGTGCGCTCGCCGTCCCGCACCGGATCTACTTTTCGTGGCGACCGTACCTACGCGACGCTGGCGACGAGCACGTGTTGGAACTTGCCGTCGCTGCCGGGTGCGACTACATCGTCACATACGACCGGAGAGACTTCGTCGGAGCCGAGCAGTTCGGTGTTGGCGTGATCGATCCCAGAGCTTTCCTCCAAAAGATCGGAGCAGTGCCATGA
- a CDS encoding EutN/CcmL family microcompartment protein, with amino-acid sequence MDDCTYVHLDTYTPHAYPLPIMLLCRVTGTVVSTQKSISLCPSTLLVVRRVDTEGVLVGTAEWLALDPGFDAGVGDAVIVAREGAVVAQLMGDNSSGSVPANVIVIGVVDDWSVIGGTV; translated from the coding sequence ATGGACGACTGCACATATGTTCATCTTGACACTTATACTCCCCACGCCTATCCCCTCCCCATAATGCTCCTTTGCCGCGTAACTGGAACAGTCGTATCTACCCAAAAGAGCATCTCTTTATGCCCGTCTACATTACTCGTCGTTCGGCGTGTAGATACGGAGGGGGTGCTGGTCGGGACCGCGGAGTGGCTCGCACTCGACCCTGGCTTCGACGCCGGTGTGGGCGACGCGGTGATCGTGGCGAGAGAAGGCGCGGTAGTGGCACAACTCATGGGGGACAACTCGTCAGGCAGCGTACCGGCTAATGTCATCGTCATCGGCGTAGTCGACGACTGGTCGGTTATCGGCGGCACCGTGTGA
- a CDS encoding type II toxin-antitoxin system Phd/YefM family antitoxin, which yields MYSTEGIEAVATITELRSDTSGLVEQAKKMKSGILIQKNNDPYAVLISYDLYKTLIALRDKKKK from the coding sequence ATGTACAGCACCGAAGGCATCGAAGCCGTCGCCACGATCACAGAGCTCCGCTCGGACACCTCTGGACTCGTGGAGCAGGCCAAGAAAATGAAGAGCGGTATCCTCATCCAGAAGAACAACGACCCGTATGCCGTATTGATCTCCTACGATCTATACAAAACCCTGATCGCGCTGCGCGACAAGAAGAAAAAATAG
- a CDS encoding AAA family ATPase, with translation MATTQTSAGGDGSTTNGAADSLETYIAHYPTWAKTLARRYFTKTINQFVLHGNVRDLVPAEEADGEQAFVPLREFLARDLFAGRDIVLFYDRSSGIHFGDKASQADFNRALSGYDTIFGTEYAKKLPKDPVRVFSVLDNYFRLRIADGKRIACLVDYAETIVPMAEAASYSSEDRNALVFLQRWSHDPHLLKADFTLVLVAENLNDLNRQLIQSPYTEEIQIDLPDEAGRKGFVRWMLRDGRSAAFKKRSEVSQTALASNTAGLGFVQLRTILADVLENGRRLTFERLTERKKELIEAEAYGLLEFVHTDFTLDLVAGHGEAKAHLRDAARAIRQGRPDVMPMGYLIAGPVGTGKTFLITCFSGEIGIPMVKLKNFRSQWQGVTEGNLEKILNLLRAMNPVAVMIDEADAALGDRNASGDSGVSSRVFGQIAQAMSDTRYRGRIIWFLVTARPDLMPVDLKRQGRAEEHIALFYPSTREAREELLEVMMKRTGVALPVDGVPHTLLNGERTLSGADMEALFTRAKFRAAAETDGRKKAEVTPEIVQDVVDDFIPPTYPLQVELQALVAVLECTSRAMLPERYRELEREQIVRRVEELKALIGDR, from the coding sequence ATGGCGACCACCCAGACCTCCGCAGGCGGCGACGGCAGCACCACGAACGGTGCGGCCGACAGCCTTGAAACCTACATCGCGCATTACCCCACCTGGGCCAAGACGCTCGCCCGGCGCTACTTCACCAAGACGATCAACCAGTTCGTCCTACACGGCAACGTCCGCGACCTCGTCCCGGCCGAGGAGGCCGACGGGGAGCAGGCGTTCGTCCCGCTCCGCGAGTTCCTCGCGCGCGACCTCTTCGCCGGGCGCGACATCGTGCTCTTCTACGACCGCTCCTCCGGCATCCACTTCGGCGACAAGGCCAGCCAGGCCGACTTCAACCGGGCACTCTCGGGCTACGACACCATCTTCGGGACCGAGTACGCGAAGAAGCTCCCGAAGGACCCGGTCCGCGTCTTCTCCGTCCTCGACAACTACTTCCGCCTCCGCATCGCCGACGGCAAGCGCATCGCCTGCCTCGTCGACTACGCCGAGACGATCGTCCCGATGGCCGAGGCGGCGAGCTACTCGTCCGAGGACCGCAACGCGCTCGTCTTCCTCCAGCGCTGGAGCCACGACCCGCACCTCCTCAAGGCCGACTTCACGCTCGTCCTCGTCGCCGAGAACCTGAACGACCTCAACCGGCAGCTCATCCAGAGTCCCTACACCGAGGAGATCCAGATCGACCTCCCGGACGAGGCCGGGCGCAAGGGGTTCGTCCGCTGGATGCTCCGCGACGGGCGCAGCGCGGCGTTCAAAAAGCGGAGCGAGGTCAGTCAGACCGCCCTCGCCTCGAATACCGCCGGGCTCGGGTTCGTCCAGCTTCGGACGATCCTGGCCGACGTGCTCGAAAACGGCCGCCGCCTCACCTTCGAGCGCCTGACCGAGCGTAAGAAAGAGCTGATCGAGGCCGAGGCCTACGGGCTGCTCGAATTTGTCCACACCGACTTTACGCTCGACCTCGTGGCCGGGCACGGCGAGGCGAAGGCCCATCTCCGCGACGCCGCCCGCGCCATCCGCCAGGGCCGCCCGGACGTGATGCCGATGGGCTACCTCATCGCCGGACCGGTCGGGACCGGCAAAACGTTTCTGATCACCTGCTTCTCGGGCGAGATCGGAATTCCGATGGTGAAGCTCAAGAACTTCCGCAGCCAGTGGCAGGGCGTCACCGAGGGCAACCTCGAAAAGATCCTCAACCTGCTCCGGGCGATGAACCCGGTCGCGGTGATGATCGACGAGGCCGACGCCGCGCTCGGCGACCGCAACGCCTCCGGCGACAGCGGGGTCTCGTCGCGCGTCTTCGGGCAGATCGCCCAGGCGATGAGCGACACGCGCTACCGGGGCCGGATCATCTGGTTCCTCGTCACCGCCCGACCGGACCTGATGCCGGTCGACCTCAAGCGGCAGGGCCGCGCCGAGGAGCACATCGCGCTCTTCTACCCATCCACGCGCGAGGCGCGCGAGGAGCTGCTGGAGGTCATGATGAAGCGCACCGGCGTCGCGCTCCCGGTGGACGGCGTGCCCCACACGCTCCTCAACGGCGAGCGCACGCTCAGCGGGGCCGACATGGAGGCGCTCTTCACCCGCGCCAAGTTCCGCGCTGCCGCCGAGACCGACGGACGCAAAAAGGCCGAGGTGACCCCGGAGATCGTGCAGGACGTTGTGGACGACTTCATCCCGCCGACGTACCCGCTGCAGGTCGAACTCCAGGCCCTCGTCGCGGTGCTCGAATGCACGAGCCGGGCGATGCTGCCGGAGCGCTACCGGGAACTGGAGCGCGAGCAGATTGTCCGGCGCGTGGAAGAACTCAAGGCACTCATCGGGGACCGATAA
- a CDS encoding DUF3047 domain-containing protein → MHTRLAALLFATIMLVAAGWAAATITVGNFAQGTPGDLPDGWEPMELGDADRSTYALVRDGDTTVLEANADDSASGLIRRLNLPTEQFPILEWRWKAENVLADGDISRKDGDDYPARIYITFDYDVGNLSFGERLKYRAINALVPGDIPIRALTYVWANKAGETQIVPNAYTDWVMMVPVQSGPAGLGTWQNERRNIAEDYRRAFGEEPPPISGIAVMTDADNTGGQAKAYYGNILLKKE, encoded by the coding sequence ATGCACACTCGACTCGCCGCGCTCCTCTTCGCCACGATCATGCTCGTCGCCGCAGGCTGGGCTGCTGCTACCATCACCGTTGGCAACTTCGCCCAGGGCACGCCCGGAGACCTGCCCGACGGGTGGGAGCCGATGGAACTCGGCGACGCCGACCGCAGCACCTACGCCCTCGTCCGCGACGGCGACACGACCGTGCTGGAGGCCAACGCCGACGACTCCGCCTCCGGCCTCATCCGCCGCCTCAACCTGCCGACCGAGCAGTTTCCCATCCTCGAATGGCGGTGGAAGGCCGAGAATGTCCTCGCTGACGGCGACATCAGCCGCAAGGACGGCGACGACTACCCGGCGCGCATCTACATCACCTTCGACTACGACGTGGGCAACCTGTCGTTCGGCGAGCGGCTCAAGTACCGGGCGATCAACGCCCTCGTCCCCGGCGATATCCCGATCCGCGCCCTTACCTACGTCTGGGCCAACAAGGCCGGCGAGACGCAGATCGTCCCCAACGCCTACACAGACTGGGTGATGATGGTACCGGTGCAGAGCGGCCCGGCGGGCCTCGGCACCTGGCAGAACGAGCGGCGCAACATCGCCGAGGACTACCGCCGCGCCTTCGGCGAAGAGCCGCCGCCGATCTCCGGCATCGCGGTGATGACCGACGCCGACAACACCGGCGGCCAGGCGAAGGCCTACTACGGCAATATCCTGCTCAAGAAGGAGTAG
- a CDS encoding tetratricopeptide repeat protein, translated as MPKNLAAYNVFIASPGELNAERRAFRDVLQKYNEQEANARGVHFIPVGWEVNPGGVGRPQRLINEQVRACDFFVLLLWDRWGTPPADPGTDEYRGYTSGTEEEYNVATECLQDAGDDMRDIFCCFKAVDPKQLSDPGQQLQRVLNFKKQVERDLLYREFDELDGFKDALRTKLGAWLRGHEGGGPKKEHSTPPDPDAEPPAEPTQPEPTDTAELVERAQRHADAGELVEAEALFARAVVRGDGPDAINTYGLFLRRIGRLAQAEAMFERVIELGEESGDQSVLAMGYSNLGVVLQTRGDLGGAEAMHRKALEIDEQLGSLEGMAINYGNLGLVLQTRGDLDGAEAMHRRRLKIDEQSGSLEGMANHYGNLGNILKTRGDLDGAEAMYRRSLEIDEQLGSLEGMAIQYGNLGVVLSERGDLDGAEAMYRKALKLDEQLGRLEGIASNYGNLGLVLRARGDLDGAEAMYRKALELDERLGRPEGMASDYGNLGNVLKARGDLDGAEAMYRKALELDERLGRPEGMANHYGSLGVVLQTRSDFDGARDYWKQALALYRQIGIPDKVEMVQGWLADLDADDEAPGAASTGG; from the coding sequence ATGCCCAAGAACCTTGCCGCATACAACGTATTTATCGCCTCGCCTGGTGAGTTGAACGCAGAGCGCCGTGCGTTCCGCGATGTGCTTCAGAAGTACAACGAGCAGGAAGCCAACGCGCGTGGTGTGCACTTCATCCCTGTCGGATGGGAGGTGAATCCAGGTGGGGTGGGGCGTCCGCAGCGCCTCATCAACGAACAGGTCCGCGCGTGCGATTTTTTCGTCCTGCTGCTCTGGGACCGGTGGGGGACGCCGCCTGCCGACCCCGGCACAGACGAGTATCGCGGGTACACCTCCGGCACCGAAGAGGAATACAACGTAGCGACCGAGTGCTTGCAGGATGCGGGCGACGACATGCGCGACATCTTCTGCTGCTTCAAGGCCGTAGACCCGAAGCAGCTCAGCGACCCCGGCCAGCAGCTTCAGCGGGTGCTCAACTTCAAGAAGCAGGTAGAGCGAGACCTGCTGTATCGGGAGTTCGACGAGCTAGACGGGTTTAAAGACGCGCTCCGAACCAAGCTCGGCGCTTGGTTGCGCGGTCACGAGGGCGGCGGGCCAAAGAAGGAGCATTCCACGCCACCGGATCCCGATGCCGAGCCGCCAGCGGAACCGACACAGCCTGAACCGACCGACACCGCAGAACTCGTAGAGCGGGCACAGCGCCATGCCGATGCTGGAGAGTTGGTGGAGGCCGAGGCGCTGTTCGCCCGCGCGGTCGTTCGTGGGGATGGCCCCGATGCCATCAATACCTATGGCCTCTTTCTCAGGAGAATTGGGAGGCTGGCGCAGGCCGAAGCGATGTTCGAGCGAGTGATCGAGCTAGGCGAGGAGAGTGGGGACCAAAGTGTGCTCGCAATGGGGTACAGTAACCTCGGCGTCGTGCTCCAGACGCGCGGGGACCTCGGCGGTGCGGAGGCGATGCACCGGAAGGCACTGGAGATCGACGAGCAGCTAGGTAGCCTTGAGGGAATGGCGATCAACTACGGCAACCTCGGCCTCGTGCTCCAGACACGCGGGGACCTCGATGGTGCGGAGGCGATGCACCGGAGGAGACTGAAGATCGACGAGCAGTCAGGCAGCCTCGAAGGCATGGCGAACCACTACGGCAACCTCGGCAACATCCTTAAGACGCGGGGCGACCTCGACGGGGCAGAGGCAATGTACCGGAGGAGCCTAGAAATCGACGAGCAGCTAGGCAGCCTTGAAGGCATGGCTATCCAATACGGAAACCTCGGCGTCGTGCTTAGCGAGCGGGGCGATCTTGACGGTGCGGAGGCGATGTACCGGAAGGCGCTGAAACTCGATGAGCAGTTAGGTCGGCTCGAAGGTATCGCAAGCAACTACGGTAATCTGGGTCTTGTGCTCCGTGCTCGGGGTGACCTTGACGGTGCGGAGGCGATGTACCGGAAGGCGCTGGAACTCGATGAGCGTCTCGGTCGCCCCGAAGGCATGGCGAGCGACTACGGCAACCTCGGCAACGTGCTCAAGGCGCGTGGGGACCTCGACGGTGCGGAGGCGATGTACCGGAAGGCGCTGGAACTCGATGAGCGTCTCGGTCGCCCCGAAGGCATGGCGAACCACTACGGCAGTCTCGGCGTCGTGCTCCAGACACGGAGCGACTTCGACGGGGCACGGGATTACTGGAAACAGGCGTTGGCGCTTTACCGGCAGATCGGTATACCGGACAAGGTAGAGATGGTCCAAGGTTGGCTCGCCGACCTCGACGCAGACGACGAAGCCCCCGGCGCAGCGAGCACCGGGGGCTGA
- the lpdA gene encoding dihydrolipoyl dehydrogenase, with amino-acid sequence MATPSYDIVVIGSGPGGYETAIRATQLGFKTAVIEKNKLGGVCLNIGCIPTKALLKSAEIMAQLNHLGDYGLSFGGDGADASFGTPDFAAVVQRSRGVADKMNKGVQFLMKKNKVDVIMGKATLKGGGKIAVEPSETMDGETVGEKGEVEAKHIIIATGARAREIPPLPVDGKKVVDYKEAMLQTERPESLLIVGAGAIGVEFAYVYHHMGTDVTIVEVQDRLVPVEDRDVSKELERTYKKMGITIMTGVQLDEVNTKGKKVKATLTTKKGKETLEFDQVLSAVGVVGNVEGIGLEEVGVKVERGAIQVDEFFRTGVDGIYAIGDVIGAPWLAHVASHEGITCVEKIAQEAGNTEVHPHPVDYNNVPGCTYCQPQIGSVGYTEEAAKEAGYEVKVGKFPFSASGKAAAIGDTTGFVKVVFDAKYDEWLGCHIIGHEATEMIAEAVTARTLETTAHEVMSAMHPHPTLSEAVMEATRAAYGMPINM; translated from the coding sequence ATGGCTACCCCCTCCTACGACATCGTCGTCATCGGCTCCGGCCCCGGCGGCTACGAGACCGCGATCCGCGCCACTCAGCTCGGCTTCAAGACGGCCGTCATCGAGAAGAACAAGCTCGGCGGCGTCTGCCTCAACATCGGCTGCATCCCGACGAAGGCGCTCCTCAAGAGTGCCGAGATCATGGCCCAGCTGAACCACCTCGGCGACTACGGCCTGAGCTTCGGCGGCGACGGAGCCGACGCCTCGTTCGGCACGCCGGACTTCGCGGCGGTCGTCCAGCGCTCGCGCGGCGTGGCAGACAAGATGAACAAGGGTGTCCAGTTTCTCATGAAGAAGAACAAGGTCGACGTCATCATGGGCAAGGCCACCCTCAAGGGCGGCGGCAAAATCGCCGTCGAGCCCTCGGAGACGATGGACGGCGAAACCGTCGGCGAGAAGGGCGAGGTCGAGGCGAAGCACATCATCATCGCCACCGGTGCCCGCGCCCGCGAGATCCCGCCGCTCCCAGTCGACGGCAAGAAGGTGGTCGACTACAAGGAGGCGATGCTCCAGACCGAGCGGCCGGAGTCGCTCCTGATCGTCGGGGCCGGCGCGATCGGGGTCGAGTTCGCCTACGTGTACCACCACATGGGGACCGACGTGACGATCGTCGAGGTGCAGGACCGGCTCGTGCCCGTCGAGGACAGGGACGTGTCGAAGGAGTTGGAGCGGACCTACAAGAAGATGGGCATCACGATCATGACCGGCGTCCAGCTCGATGAGGTCAACACGAAGGGCAAGAAGGTCAAGGCGACGCTGACGACCAAGAAAGGCAAGGAGACGCTGGAGTTCGACCAGGTGCTCTCGGCCGTCGGCGTGGTCGGCAACGTCGAGGGGATCGGGCTCGAGGAGGTCGGCGTGAAGGTCGAGCGCGGGGCGATCCAGGTGGACGAGTTCTTCCGCACGGGCGTCGACGGCATCTACGCGATCGGCGACGTGATCGGCGCGCCGTGGCTCGCGCACGTCGCCAGCCACGAGGGCATCACCTGCGTCGAGAAGATCGCGCAGGAGGCGGGCAACACCGAGGTCCATCCGCACCCGGTCGACTACAACAACGTCCCCGGCTGCACCTACTGCCAGCCGCAGATCGGATCCGTCGGCTACACCGAGGAGGCCGCGAAGGAGGCAGGCTACGAGGTGAAGGTCGGCAAATTCCCGTTCAGCGCCTCCGGTAAGGCCGCCGCGATTGGCGACACGACGGGCTTCGTCAAGGTCGTCTTCGACGCCAAGTACGATGAGTGGCTCGGCTGCCACATCATCGGCCACGAGGCGACCGAGATGATCGCCGAGGCGGTGACGGCGCGGACGCTGGAGACGACGGCCCACGAGGTGATGTCGGCCATGCACCCGCACCCGACGCTCTCCGAGGCCGTGATGGAAGCTACCCGCGCCGCCTACGGCATGCCGATCAACATGTAG
- a CDS encoding TonB-dependent receptor, translating to MPRVRAFRYLLPVLLALLGGAASQAQPAAVRGFVVDAEDGLALPGASVTLESLGDGPTLGTAADGDGLYVLARFPPGRYRLRASFVGYEAYADTLAFAAGENRLHDIALQPTDALLDELVVETERAGFQAGLRPIEAADIERVPMPDVSGDLAAYLTTLPGVVTTGESGGQFFVRGGEPSQNLVLLDGIPLYQPFHILGFYSAFPADLVRRADLYAGGFGGRFGGRLSSVLDVASRNGSARRVAASASAAPFVSGGQAEFPLVRDRVSVLASGRVSVIEQGAARLVGEPLPYQFGDVFAKVHARLVANSQLSVTGLHTWDRGTIRDAVPGQPPPPEIAWRNLGVGARYLFLPGLSPIRGEITVAVSRLDTELGPPGLTFPERESFVEKWTSRMEVTQYGRTTQVRSGIFAGTTRLQSRLGPGVDERRVLTDAGLYVEPEFQVGRGLTVTPGLRVHTFPSLGETFAEPRLRARWQRGRHEVSLAGGWYHQEVVGVSDRRDAAGVFTAWTPTPSGEVAGAVHALAGYRVLPAPGLTLSVEGYLKWLSGLSVAEWTAYPRFTTNLQPADGRAQGLEVRAEARRGTLYGSLAYSLGSVRYTAQQAQIPVWYGVETLDYRPTHDRRHQVSALVSARIAGFDLAARWQFGSGLPFSRALGFDRWILLDGGVDVFETPAADRVIYEQPFNAVLPAYHRLDLSVERRFDLRAADLTVHAGLVNAYDRANLFYYDVFTLRRADQLPLLPSFGLRLDVD from the coding sequence GTGCCCCGCGTGCGCGCCTTCCGCTACCTCCTGCCGGTACTCCTCGCCCTGCTCGGGGGCGCGGCGAGCCAGGCCCAACCGGCTGCCGTCCGGGGGTTCGTCGTCGACGCCGAGGATGGCTTGGCGCTACCAGGGGCGAGCGTGACGCTGGAATCCCTCGGCGACGGGCCGACGCTCGGGACGGCCGCCGACGGCGACGGGCTCTACGTCCTCGCGCGCTTCCCGCCGGGCCGCTACCGCCTCCGCGCCTCGTTCGTGGGGTACGAAGCCTACGCCGACACGCTCGCCTTCGCCGCCGGGGAGAACCGGCTCCATGACATCGCGCTCCAACCTACCGACGCCCTCCTCGACGAACTCGTCGTCGAGACCGAGCGGGCCGGCTTCCAGGCCGGCCTCCGGCCTATCGAGGCGGCCGACATCGAGCGTGTCCCGATGCCCGACGTCTCGGGCGACCTCGCAGCCTACCTCACCACACTCCCCGGCGTCGTCACGACGGGGGAGAGCGGAGGCCAGTTCTTCGTCCGCGGTGGCGAGCCGAGCCAGAACCTTGTCCTCCTCGATGGCATCCCGCTCTACCAGCCGTTCCACATCCTGGGCTTCTACTCTGCCTTCCCGGCCGACCTCGTCCGCCGAGCCGACCTCTACGCCGGCGGCTTCGGCGGGCGCTTCGGCGGGCGGCTCTCGTCCGTGCTCGACGTGGCATCGCGCAACGGCAGTGCGCGGCGCGTAGCGGCCTCGGCGAGCGCGGCCCCGTTCGTGAGCGGGGGGCAGGCAGAGTTTCCACTCGTCCGTGACCGGGTGTCGGTGCTGGCCTCGGGGCGCGTCTCCGTCATCGAGCAGGGGGCCGCGCGGCTCGTCGGCGAGCCGCTCCCGTACCAGTTCGGCGACGTGTTTGCCAAAGTCCACGCCCGGCTCGTGGCGAACTCGCAGCTTTCGGTGACCGGCCTCCACACATGGGACCGAGGGACGATCCGCGACGCGGTACCCGGCCAGCCGCCGCCGCCCGAGATCGCCTGGCGCAACCTCGGGGTGGGCGCGCGCTACCTCTTCCTTCCCGGCCTCAGCCCGATCCGCGGGGAGATCACGGTCGCCGTCTCGCGCCTCGACACCGAACTCGGCCCGCCCGGCCTGACGTTCCCCGAGCGGGAGTCGTTCGTCGAGAAGTGGACGAGCCGGATGGAGGTCACGCAGTACGGCCGGACGACCCAGGTGCGCAGCGGGATCTTCGCTGGGACGACGCGCCTCCAGAGCCGGCTCGGCCCTGGGGTCGACGAGCGGCGCGTCCTCACCGACGCCGGGCTGTACGTCGAGCCCGAGTTCCAGGTCGGGCGCGGCCTGACGGTGACGCCGGGGCTGCGCGTCCATACCTTCCCGAGCCTGGGCGAGACCTTCGCCGAGCCGCGCCTGCGTGCGCGCTGGCAGCGCGGCCGCCACGAGGTCAGCCTCGCCGGCGGGTGGTACCACCAGGAGGTCGTCGGCGTCAGCGACCGGCGCGACGCGGCCGGCGTGTTCACGGCCTGGACGCCGACCCCGTCGGGCGAGGTCGCCGGGGCGGTCCACGCCCTCGCCGGGTACCGCGTCCTCCCCGCGCCCGGCCTCACGCTCTCCGTCGAGGGCTACCTCAAGTGGCTCTCGGGCCTCTCGGTCGCCGAGTGGACGGCCTACCCGCGCTTCACGACCAACCTCCAGCCTGCCGACGGCCGGGCCCAGGGTCTGGAGGTCCGCGCCGAAGCCCGGCGGGGCACGCTCTACGGCTCGCTCGCCTACAGCCTCGGCTCGGTCCGCTACACCGCGCAGCAAGCTCAGATTCCCGTCTGGTACGGCGTCGAGACGCTCGACTACCGCCCGACCCACGACCGCCGCCACCAGGTGAGCGCCCTCGTGAGCGCGCGCATTGCCGGGTTCGACCTCGCGGCGCGGTGGCAGTTCGGGAGCGGGCTGCCCTTCAGCCGCGCCCTCGGGTTCGACCGGTGGATCCTCCTCGACGGCGGCGTGGACGTCTTCGAGACGCCGGCCGCCGACCGGGTGATCTACGAGCAGCCGTTCAACGCCGTCCTGCCGGCCTACCACCGGCTCGACCTCTCCGTCGAACGCCGGTTCGACCTCCGCGCGGCCGACCTCACGGTCCACGCCGGACTCGTCAACGCCTACGACCGCGCCAACCTGTTCTACTACGACGTGTTCACGCTCCGCCGGGCAGACCAGCTCCCGCTCCTCCCATCGTTCGGCCTCCGCCTCGACGTCGACTAG
- a CDS encoding toxin-antitoxin system HicB family antitoxin, which yields MNTLSLNIPRSLQEQVEALAAREGVSVGEFVALALAEKVASLATAGYLAERAKHGSREKLLAVLAKAPDVEPGEEDRL from the coding sequence ATGAACACGCTTAGCCTGAACATTCCGCGTTCGCTTCAGGAGCAGGTCGAAGCGCTGGCTGCTCGAGAGGGGGTGTCGGTCGGCGAGTTTGTCGCGCTCGCGCTCGCGGAAAAGGTGGCGTCGCTGGCGACGGCGGGCTACCTCGCCGAGCGTGCCAAGCACGGGAGCCGAGAGAAGCTACTCGCGGTGTTGGCGAAAGCCCCAGACGTGGAGCCGGGCGAAGAAGACCGGCTGTAA
- a CDS encoding class I SAM-dependent methyltransferase, giving the protein MIHHAALLVAVLLLTPGCGPDTAEDLARAAPAEAASAADEVPRDTTVYTVGSASRDGIGVFYMGREISQVMGHRGAAWLERSDRAETEQPDRVVDSLGLAPDDVVADIGAGTGYFAFRIADRVPEGGVYAVDIQPEMLGIIEARAAQAGRDNVVPVQGYIDDPNLPDGEVDAVLIVDAYHEFSHPREMMQGIVRSLRPGGRVVLIEYRGEDPTVPIKPLHKMTEAQVRLELEAVGLRHVETKGFLPRQHFLVFEK; this is encoded by the coding sequence ATGATCCATCACGCTGCCCTGCTCGTCGCTGTTCTGCTGCTCACGCCCGGTTGCGGGCCGGACACGGCCGAGGACCTCGCCCGCGCAGCGCCTGCGGAGGCGGCTAGTGCGGCGGACGAGGTGCCGCGCGACACGACGGTCTACACCGTGGGCTCGGCCAGCCGCGACGGAATCGGCGTCTTCTACATGGGCCGCGAGATATCCCAGGTGATGGGGCACCGGGGCGCGGCCTGGCTCGAGCGCTCGGACCGCGCCGAGACCGAGCAGCCCGACCGCGTCGTGGATTCACTTGGCCTCGCGCCGGACGACGTGGTGGCGGACATCGGAGCGGGGACGGGCTACTTCGCCTTCCGCATCGCGGACCGCGTGCCCGAAGGCGGGGTCTACGCCGTCGACATTCAGCCCGAGATGCTGGGCATCATCGAGGCCCGCGCCGCGCAGGCCGGGCGCGACAACGTCGTGCCGGTGCAGGGCTACATCGACGATCCCAACCTGCCCGACGGCGAGGTCGATGCGGTGCTGATCGTCGACGCGTACCACGAGTTCTCGCACCCGCGCGAGATGATGCAGGGCATCGTCCGGTCGCTCCGCCCCGGCGGACGCGTCGTCCTGATCGAGTACCGAGGCGAGGACCCGACGGTCCCGATCAAGCCGCTCCACAAGATGACCGAGGCGCAGGTCCGGCTTGAGCTGGAAGCTGTTGGGCTGCGGCACGTCGAGACCAAAGGCTTCCTGCCCCGGCAGCACTTCCTGGTGTTCGAGAAGTGA